From a single Solanum dulcamara chromosome 4, daSolDulc1.2, whole genome shotgun sequence genomic region:
- the LOC129885101 gene encoding protein 108-like, whose product MYSTSTMAAVKSSSIVSLLLLCLLVIVLQTRVIECQPQQTCTASLTNLNVCAPFLVPGSPTASTECCMALQSVNHDCMCNTMRIAAQIPSQCNLPPLSCAAN is encoded by the exons ATGTATTCGACATCGACGATGGCAGCTGTGAAGTCATCATCAATTGTTTCACTATTATTGTTGTGCTTGTTGGTGATTGTGCTGCAAACCCGGGTGATCGAATGTCAGCCCCAGCAGACATGCACCGCATCACTTACGAACCTGAACGTGTGTGCACCATTTTTAGTGCCAGGCTCACCCACTGCAAGCACAGAGTGTTGCATGGCACTACAGTCAGTTAATCATGACTGTATGTGCAACACTATGCGCATTGCAGCTCAAATTCCATCTCAGTGCAACCTCCCTCCCCTCTCTTGTGCCG CAAATTGA
- the LOC129885100 gene encoding CEN-like protein 1, producing MSCRDIEPLVVARVIGEVVDSFNPSVKMNVIYCYNNGSKQVFNSHEFMPPVIAAKPRVDIGGEDMRSAYTLIMTDPDVPGPSDPYLREHLHWIVTDIPGSTDASFGKEIMSYESPKPIIGIHRYVFLLYNQNRGRQTVKPPATRDHFNTRKFAAENGLGSPVAAVYFNAQRETAARRR from the exons ATGTCTTGTAGGGATATTGAACCACTTGTTGTTGCAAGagtgataggagaagtagtagaTAGTTTCAACCCAAGTGTGAAAATGAATGTGATATATTGCTACAATAATGGAAGCAAGCAAGTGTTTAATAGTCATGAGTTCATGCCTCCTGTCATTGCTGCTAAGCCTCGCGTGGACATTGGTGGAGAAGACATGAGATCTGCTTATACGCTC atTATGACCGACCCAGATGTTCCAGGTCCTAGTGATCCTTACTTGAGGGAACATCTCCACTG GATTGTGACTGATATTCCTGGTTCTACTGATGCCTCTTTTG GAAAAGAGATAATGAGCTACGAGAGTCCAAAGCCAATAATCGGGATTCATCGATACGTATTCTTATTGTATAATCAAAATAGAGGAAGGCAAACAGTGAAACCACCAGCAACAAGGGATCATTTCAACACTCGAAAGTTTGCGGCAGAAAATGGATTGGGTTCCCCTGTTGCTGCTGTTTACTTCAATGCCCAAAGAGAAACTGCTGCCAGAAGAAGATga
- the LOC129885099 gene encoding probable methyltransferase PMT15, whose translation MAGPKTPPYYSPTYKKNGANYASSPHSIRINLYTLAITFTVLCSIAYLIGRGSISTSPVSNVAASIPCIPLKITSATSAVSKNSSSSTTGQLDLTATQGEDDAIPDDGVKVYPPCDIKYSEYTPCEDPQRSLKFKRDKLIYRERHCPDRSQLLKCRVPAPSGYKKPFKWPKSRDLAWYANVPHKELAVEKAVQNWIRKEGDKFRFPGGGTMFPNGADAYVDDIDKLINLKDGSIRTAIDTGCGVASWGAYLLSRDILAMSFAPRDTHEAQVQFALERGVPALIGVLASKRLPYPSRAFDMAHCSRCLIPWDLYDGAYLMEVDRVLRPGGYWILSGPPIRWRKYFKGWERTRDDLNGEQTRIEEVAKKLCWKKFVEKDDIAIWQKPYNHFQCKEQKKKLICPAQDYDRAWYTELETCITPLPEVSSDEDVAGGQLEKWPKRLNAIPPRIISGTVKGVTAGSFEKDSQLWQKRVSYYKSIDNKLNQPGRYRNLLDMNAYLGGFAASWVDDPVWVMNIVPAEAEVNTLGVIYERGLVGTYQSWCEAMSTYPRTYDLLHADSIFTMYKERCDMEDILLEMDRILRPEGSIIIREDVDILVEVKRIVDGLNWESLIVDHEDGPMEREKLLFAVKSYWTAPADTTTSPRI comes from the exons ATGGCAGGTCCTAAGACGCCTCCGTACTATAGTCCAACGTACAAGAAGAATGGAGCAAACTATGCATCTTCACCTCATTCTATACGAATCAATCTTTATACATTGGCTATCACGTTTACAGTCCTCTGTTCTATCGCGTATTTAATAGGCAGAGGATCCATTTCCACCTCCCCTGTATCAAATGTTGCTGCTTCCATCCCCTGCATTCCCTTGAAAATCACTTCAGCTACCTCTGCAGTTTCTAAAAATTCTTCGTCTTCAACAACCGGTCAACTAGACTTAACCGCCACCCAAGGTGAAGATGACGCGATTCCTGATGATGGTGTCAAAGTTTACCCGCCATGTGACATTAAATATAGCGAGTATACGCCTTGTGAAGACCCTCAACGATCGTTGAAATTCAAGAGGGATAAATTGATTTATAGGGAGAGGCATTGTCCTGACAGGAGTCAGTTATTGAAATGTCGTGTACCCGCGCCTTCTGGTTATAAGAAGCCATTTAAATGGCCTAAGAGTAGGGATTTGGCGTGGTACGCCAATGTACCTCACAAGGAATTGGCCGTGGAGAAGGCCGTTCAGAATTGGATACGAAAAGAAGGAGATAAGTTTAGGTTCCCCGGTGGAGGGACTATGTTCCCAAATGGTGCCGATGCCTACGTTGATGACATTGACAAGTTGATCAATCTCAAAGATGGTTCCATTAGGACTGCCATTGACACGGGCTGTGGG GTGGCAAGTTGGGGAGCTTATCTTCTATCGCGAGATATCCTAGCAATGTCATTTGCACCAAGGGATACACACGAAGCACAAGTTCAATTTGCTCTTGAGCGAGGCGTTCCTGCATTGATTGGAGTACTCGCGTCCAAGAGGCTTCCCTATCCATCTAGAGCTTTCGACATGGCCCATTGCTCTCGTTGCCTTATTCCCTGGGACCTATATG ATGGTGCGTACTTAATGGAAGTTGATAGAGTCTTGAGGCCCGGGGGATATTGGATACTCTCCGGTCCACCAATTCGCTGGAGGAAATATTTCAAAGGCTGGGAAAGAACCAGGGATGACCTTAATGGTGAGCAAACCAGAATTGAAGAGGTAGCTAAGAAACTCTGCTGGAAAAAGTTCGTCGAAAAAGATGACATTGCAATATGGCAAAAGCCATACAATCATTTCCAGTGCAAAGAACAAAAGAAGAAGTTAATATGTCCTGCCCAAGATTATGATAGAGCCTG GTACACGGAGCTTGAAACGTGTATAACTCCCTTACCTGAAGTATCAAGTGACGAAGATGTGGCTGGTGGACAATTGGAAAAATGGCCTAAAAGATTAAACGCGATACCACCAAGGATCATCAGTGGAACTGTCAAAGGGGTCACGGCTGGATCATTCGAAAAAGATTCACAGCTGTGGCAGAAAAGAGTGTCTTATTACAAGAGCATTGACAACAAACTTAACCAACCAGGGAGATATAGAAATCTCTTGGACATGAATGCTTACCTTGGTGGTTTTGCTGCTAGTTGGGTTGATGATCCTGTTTGGGTAATGAATATTGTTCCTGCTGAAGCAGAGGTCAATACACTTGGTGTCATTTATGAAAGAGGATTGGTTGGAACATATCAAAGCTG GTGTGAAGCTATGTCAACTTACCCAAGAACATACGATCTTCTTCATGCTGATTCAATATTTACTATGTACAAAGAAAG ATGTGACATGGAAGACATATTACTAGAAATGGATAGAATATTAAGGCCAGAAGGAAGTATAATAATACGTGAAGACGTAGATATATTGGTTGAAGTAAAGAGGATCGTAGATGGGCTAAATTGGGAGAGTCTAATTGTGGATCATGAAGATGGCCCAATGGAAAGAGAAAAACTTCTATTTGCAGTGAAGTCATATTGGACTGCTCCAGCAGACACCACCACAAGCCCAAGGATCTAA